The Bradysia coprophila strain Holo2 unplaced genomic scaffold, BU_Bcop_v1 contig_151, whole genome shotgun sequence genome contains a region encoding:
- the LOC119074400 gene encoding putative fatty acyl-CoA reductase CG5065 has protein sequence MVSLAKVGQGQSMQTTDRVEGTYISIPQFYASRSVFITGGTGFMGKILVEKLLRSCPEIENIYLLMRPKRGQDVSSRLNDLLNSNIYDTIRREKLDDLKKVVPIRGDVTLMQLGISESDQELLCRNVSVVYHLAATIKFDEKLELAAKINMLGTRSLLELCRRMTHLDALVHVSTAFCNCDRSEIQEIVYPPPYDPADIINLVRWLPEDILEKMTPLLIGKRPNTYTFTKALTEQMILKEAGSLPVAIVRPSIVVACYKEPTPGWLDCFSGPTYLLAAIGNGVLRTVMLENDFLCDMVPVDFVSNMMITISWRTATAKPRRIIVYNCVNSNRQPITWSQFVNNSLTHIIRHPLEGVIWYPTAILHTNRLKHTILHYLVHYLPAYVLDLVSWSVGKRQIMVKTQNRLTEAAEIGRYFVTNQWYFTDDNMRELLTFMSSSDRNTFQFDVTQINWNSFYEPFAVGLRTFVFKQNPKSLPNSRKRMTRLYLLHQTSKFLLASCTIISVWRSFVYLRGAFR, from the exons ATGGTTTCGTTGGCAAAAGTTGGTCAAGGTCAGAGTATGCAAACGACGGATAGAGTGGAAGGTACTTATATCTCAATTCCACAATTTTACGCTAGTAGGAGTGTATTCATAACTGGAGGCACCGGTTTTATGGGAAAG ATCTTGGTAGAAAAACTGCTGCGATCGTGTccagaaatcgaaaatatttatttgttgatgagGCCAAAGCGTGGTCAAGACGTTTCGTCTAGATTAAATGATTTACTTAATTCGAAT ATCTACGATACGATCCGAAGAGAGAAATTGGACGATTTGAAAAAG GTTGTTCCGATTCGTGGCGATGTAACACTTATGCAGCTGGGTATATCCGAAAGTGATCAAGAACTACTTTGCCGAAATGTATCGGTCGTATATCACTTAGCCgcaacaattaaatttgatgagAAACTGGAGCTGGCGGCTAAAATAAATATGTTGGGCACAAGGAGCTTATTGGAATTATGTCGTCGAATGACGCATTTGGAT GCTTTAGTGCATGTATCGACTGCATTTTGCAATTGTGATCGAAgcgaaattcaagaaattgtCTATCCGCCACCATATGATCCAGCCGATATTATCAATTTGGTCAGATGGTTGCCTGAAgatattttagaaaaa ATGACACCACTGTTGATTGGTAAACGTCCAAACACATACACATTCACTAAGGCGCTAACTGAACAGATGATACTGAAAGAAGCCGGAAGTTTGCCAGTCGCTATTGTTCGGCCATCAATAG TTGTTGCTTGCTATAAAGAGCCTACACCTGGTTGGTTGGACTGTTTCAGCGGACCAACTTACTTACTGGCAGCTATAGGCAACGGTGTACTTCGTACAGTTATGCTGGAAAACGACTTTCTATGCGACATGGTTCCAGTTGATTTTGTCAGCAATATGATGATAACAATATCCTGGCGAACAGCGACTGCTAAACCTCGCCGTATTATCGTGTACAATTGTGTAAATAGCAACCGACAACCGATAACGTGGTCccaatttgtaaataattctTTAACGCATATCATTCGACATCCGCTGGAAGGTGTTATTTGGTATCCAACCGCTATATTGCATACGAATCGATTAAAGCATACGATTCTGCATTATTTGGTACATTATCTACCAGCATATGTTCTTGACCTTGTATCATGGTCAGTGGGTAAAAGACAAAT TATGGTCAAAACTCAAAACCGGTTAACTGAAGCAGCTGAAATCGGAAGGTACTTCGTAACGAATCAATGGTACTTCACTGATGACAATATGCGCGAATTGTTGACTTTTATGAGCTCCAGCGATCGAAATACCTTTCAATTCGATGTTACGCAAATCAACTGGAATTCTTTCTATGAACCATTTGCAGTGGGACTAAGAACATTCGTGTTCAAGCAAAATCCGAAATCATTGCCAAACAGTAGAAAGAGAATGACAAG ATTATATCTGTTGCACCAAACGTCCAAATTTCTGTTAGCTTCATGCACAATCATATCCGTGTGGAGATCCTTTGTATATTTACGCGGCGCTTTCCGTTGA
- the LOC119074401 gene encoding regulator of chromosome condensation isoform X2 codes for MVRVKRPLPKDEIDEPAAKTSKLQSARPSGIEVPKRLTIIGNLLSCGQNEVGQLGLGEDVPEKTRPALVPNVSNVVDLKAGGMHSLYLTDDGKIYSFGCNDEGALGRDTSVEGSEHTPSPVDLPAPCVKISAGDSHSGCLLDDGRAFAWGSFRDSHGNMGLTLDGNKRFPIEIVPSVKFVDIDSGADHLVLLSNDGRVYTVGCAEQGQLGRVSARSSSGESRRGKRQLLVPEMVNLKRLKADAIFATTYCTFIRVQNGSAENILAFGLNNYWQLGLPKTDAPLFTPRPTKFTNVKSIVGGQHHTLVLTNDNKCWAIGRKEYGRLGIGEVENDVDALVPIETLNNEKVIQLACGESCSFAVTENGKVFAWGFGSNNQLGTGSDEDALVPTLLTGQQVKDKQVIAVASGGQHTLFVVKADSTKNGEPNKQNGGPKVAAADTTSKKKK; via the exons ATGGTTCGAGTGAAGAGACCGCTGCCAAAGGATGAAATTGACGAACCTGCGGCCAAAACATCAAAACTTCAATCTGCTCGAC CGTCCGGTATTGAGGTACCGAAACGACTAACAATCATCGGCAATCTGTTGAGCTGCGGCCAAAACGAAGTCGGACAACTGGGACTCGGTGAAGACGTACCCGAAAAGACAAGACCGGCCCTCGTACCAAATGTGTCAAATGTGGTCGACCTGAAGGCTGGCGGAATGCACAGTCTGTATTTGACCGACGACGGTAAGATTTACTCGTTCGGCTGTAACGACGAAGGTGCTCTGGGCCGAGACACATCCGTCGAAGGTTCCGAACACACACCCAGCCCTGTCGATTTGCCTGCGCCATGTGTCAAAATAAGCGCCGGAGATTCACATTCGGGATGCTTGTTGGACGATGGCAGAGCGTTTGCTTGGGGATCGTTTCGTGACTCGCACGGTAACATGGGCTTGACATTGGACGGAAACAAACGTTTTCCAATCGAAATTGTGCCGAGCGTTAAATTCGTTGACATTGACTCCGGGGCCGATCATCTGGTGTTGCTCTCGAATGATGGTCGAGTGTATACGGTCGGCTGTGCGGAACAAGGCCAATTGGGTCGGGTGTCGGCACGGTCTTCGTCTGGGGAAAGTAGACGTGGAAAGAGACAGTTACTCGTACCGGAAATGGTCAATTTGAAGCGATTGAAGGCTGATGCTATCTTTGCGACTACATACTG TACATTCATACGGGTGCAAAATGGATCGGCCGAGAACATACTCGCCTTCGGATTGAACAACTACTGGCAACTTGGACTACCGAAAACGGACGCACCACTCTTTACTCCACGGCCCACGAAATTCACCAACGTTAAGTCGATCGTCG GTGGCCAACATCACACGTTAGTTCTGACGAACGACAACAAATGTTGGGCAATTGGACGGAAAGAGTACGGCAGATTGGGCATTGGCGAGGTGGAAAATGACGTGGATGCACTGGTTCCCATCGAGACATTGAACAACGAGAAGGTGATTCAGTTGGCGTGCGGTGAATCGTGTTCGTTTGCAGTGACCGAAAATGGCAAAGTGTTCGCATGGGGCTTCGGATCGAACAATCAATTGGGAACCGGATCGGACGAGGACGCATTGGTGCCGACATTGTTAACAG gACAACAGGTCAAGGATAAGCAAGTCATTGCCGTGGCCAGTGGTGGTCAACATACGCTATTTGTTGTAAAAGCTGATTCGACGAAAAATGGGGAACCGAACAAGCAGAATGGTGGACCGAAAGTTGCAGCCGCTGATACAACgtcaaagaagaagaaatag
- the LOC119074401 gene encoding regulator of chromosome condensation isoform X1: MVRVKRPLPKDEIDEPAAKTSKLQSARRKSSGIEVPKRLTIIGNLLSCGQNEVGQLGLGEDVPEKTRPALVPNVSNVVDLKAGGMHSLYLTDDGKIYSFGCNDEGALGRDTSVEGSEHTPSPVDLPAPCVKISAGDSHSGCLLDDGRAFAWGSFRDSHGNMGLTLDGNKRFPIEIVPSVKFVDIDSGADHLVLLSNDGRVYTVGCAEQGQLGRVSARSSSGESRRGKRQLLVPEMVNLKRLKADAIFATTYCTFIRVQNGSAENILAFGLNNYWQLGLPKTDAPLFTPRPTKFTNVKSIVGGQHHTLVLTNDNKCWAIGRKEYGRLGIGEVENDVDALVPIETLNNEKVIQLACGESCSFAVTENGKVFAWGFGSNNQLGTGSDEDALVPTLLTGQQVKDKQVIAVASGGQHTLFVVKADSTKNGEPNKQNGGPKVAAADTTSKKKK; this comes from the exons ATGGTTCGAGTGAAGAGACCGCTGCCAAAGGATGAAATTGACGAACCTGCGGCCAAAACATCAAAACTTCAATCTGCTCGACGTAAGT CGTCCGGTATTGAGGTACCGAAACGACTAACAATCATCGGCAATCTGTTGAGCTGCGGCCAAAACGAAGTCGGACAACTGGGACTCGGTGAAGACGTACCCGAAAAGACAAGACCGGCCCTCGTACCAAATGTGTCAAATGTGGTCGACCTGAAGGCTGGCGGAATGCACAGTCTGTATTTGACCGACGACGGTAAGATTTACTCGTTCGGCTGTAACGACGAAGGTGCTCTGGGCCGAGACACATCCGTCGAAGGTTCCGAACACACACCCAGCCCTGTCGATTTGCCTGCGCCATGTGTCAAAATAAGCGCCGGAGATTCACATTCGGGATGCTTGTTGGACGATGGCAGAGCGTTTGCTTGGGGATCGTTTCGTGACTCGCACGGTAACATGGGCTTGACATTGGACGGAAACAAACGTTTTCCAATCGAAATTGTGCCGAGCGTTAAATTCGTTGACATTGACTCCGGGGCCGATCATCTGGTGTTGCTCTCGAATGATGGTCGAGTGTATACGGTCGGCTGTGCGGAACAAGGCCAATTGGGTCGGGTGTCGGCACGGTCTTCGTCTGGGGAAAGTAGACGTGGAAAGAGACAGTTACTCGTACCGGAAATGGTCAATTTGAAGCGATTGAAGGCTGATGCTATCTTTGCGACTACATACTG TACATTCATACGGGTGCAAAATGGATCGGCCGAGAACATACTCGCCTTCGGATTGAACAACTACTGGCAACTTGGACTACCGAAAACGGACGCACCACTCTTTACTCCACGGCCCACGAAATTCACCAACGTTAAGTCGATCGTCG GTGGCCAACATCACACGTTAGTTCTGACGAACGACAACAAATGTTGGGCAATTGGACGGAAAGAGTACGGCAGATTGGGCATTGGCGAGGTGGAAAATGACGTGGATGCACTGGTTCCCATCGAGACATTGAACAACGAGAAGGTGATTCAGTTGGCGTGCGGTGAATCGTGTTCGTTTGCAGTGACCGAAAATGGCAAAGTGTTCGCATGGGGCTTCGGATCGAACAATCAATTGGGAACCGGATCGGACGAGGACGCATTGGTGCCGACATTGTTAACAG gACAACAGGTCAAGGATAAGCAAGTCATTGCCGTGGCCAGTGGTGGTCAACATACGCTATTTGTTGTAAAAGCTGATTCGACGAAAAATGGGGAACCGAACAAGCAGAATGGTGGACCGAAAGTTGCAGCCGCTGATACAACgtcaaagaagaagaaatag
- the LOC119074402 gene encoding transcription factor mef2A-like, with amino-acid sequence MAWQQNWSQPLNNFAMPAVPNQPPQMGAYNPINSMQFNPTMTPEQHFAMQQNWQQWQTYQQQYAQWQATYGEKYQQEMQQKFGQNTSIMPPIVPQMGSVSSMPPTSISHLPPPPPNQPAPLPPPPPDQTNSNSSHDSSNQRPFQATAVSARSTHFPNQPAVNQQFNNRGVASGIGQNAVPFSGHAGRNQFEPVTTNNAAPTTNKFVAEPLNQVTEDVTDKTPEEKAFDEQFKKWEEEFTKWKLQNANHPDTRAYMEYEQKMEECRTKLLERREQMKRRKLELLQQQQQQQQQKLQQLQSPLQNTSVPQDQLSRVSNEHNPIGYSQSSGSSEINDPMDKVNCSSDVVPPSLETSSNSQLFNRGSVIGSGIPGLDLVEDRPNDNDADVDNDTVVINDISPKREDKMAQPIANAQRPDLEAISRGITSILGDPNLASLLSNIQSKAVSNPVAKSAIPSLLDMKMPDIDPDSVPRFNWRDDDDDDDDDDDDDVHEGQNSHSSFHQPQEIDSSSNNQSNENTQAINSNQLNNCDDDPYDDDFDPNREHERFAGDMNYEDGNDEDDRPFQMNPMDRNRNDYSRPMMNSRDNFNRKSVNQFGSSNFMNDSQPNGDNFSRNRSNFLNSDNGPASNFNQNRNFANDNFNANRSNFNENMRGSAGNSQQQNSFNFQANRRNPFDRSTFGNNSNFGNDSNNFPQSSSSNFGGSNNNFGKNFNQPMANGQFNNDSCGFNERSDDRNNFGGDSSNDFCRRRNFQDYDGPNFTDISNSQSNYRNNSRPDDNNFGQNNSQPFNNVQNRGGLPADSFTSDNAKDEDFFRPTKVIDYSANSKRPTTTMQDDEGIKPMKVVDYGHHTMGIVSRPQNLSRPRPSNKYLAGDDFFPVKTIDYNHSSNKHMIKEYYYSIVSKWDPNTSNAKSQQLQQSQPIPNRSVVIDVGSGGGVSGSGGNSDPMKPKFQPNRRTKELKEITYEQLSSINTATKQGKRFKRTLIMKRSTVNDYPIGHKFYPSIKWQLLNEESRKRPCLPTKRGKRKRKDGQIIPLNKAIPAPDSLNDYEEILSNDDDSLEEYEGTLDNGKADARTDYRKVNAAATKPSTGRPMRQNVVLLEDIIYNPGRQGRPHKIVIIMRGPPGSGKTFLAKLIKDKEAENDGVAVRILSIDDYFKTEIDEVRKCPETGKNLNVKRMVYEYEEDMEDTYMQYLMKSYKKTVVDGLFDFIIVDSIASTLRHYTEFYNFAKAYAFTPYTCEMEMDADTCFKRNIHQRTLDEIRRYCNNWSKTPEQYLKLDYDSFVRDAGHVDQEN; translated from the exons atggccTGGCAACAGAATTGGTCGCAACCGCTAAACAATTTTGCGATGCCTGCCGTTCCGAATCAGCCGCCGCAAATGGGTGCCTACAATCCCATCAATTCGATGCAATTCAATCCGACAATGACACCAGAACAACACTTTGCGATGCAACAGAACTGGCAGCAGTGGCAAACTTATCAACAGCAGTATGCACAATGGCAAGCTACGTATGGCGAAAAg TATCAACAGGAGATGCAACAGAAATTTGGTCAAAACACATCGATTATGCCGCCCATTGTGCCACAAATGGGTTCGGTGTCATCCATGCCACCAACATCAATTAGTCATTTACCTCCACCTCCGCCCAATCAACCAGCGCCTTTACCACCGCCACCTCCAGATCAAACAAACAGCAATAGTTCACATGATTCGTCAAATCAGCGACCATTTCAAGCGACTGCAGTGTCAGCTAGATCCACACACTTTCCGAATCAACCGGCTGTGAATCAACAGTTTAACAACAGAGGTGTGGCCAGTGGAATCGGTCAAAATGCAGTTCCATTCTCCGGTCACGCTGGACGCAATCAATTCGAACCGGTAACCACCAATAATGCTGCTCCAACGACAAATAAGTTTGTCGCCGAGCCATTGAATCAAGTCACCGAAGACGTGACCGATAAGACACCGGAAGAAAAGGCCTTCGACGAGCAGTTTAAAAAGTGGGAAGAAGAGTTTACCAAATGGAAATTACAGAATGCCAATCATCCGGACACGCGGGCGTACATGGAATACGAGCAGAAAATGGAAGAATGTCGAACGAAGTTGCTGGAGCGTAGGGAGCAAATGAAACGAAGGAAACTGGAATTgctgcaacaacaacaacagcaacagcaaCAGAAACTACAGCAATTGCAATCGCCGCTACAAAATACTTCCGTTCCGCAAGATCAATTGTCACGCGTATCCAATGAACACAATCCTATCGGTTACAGTCAGTCCAGTGGGTCGTCAGAAATCAACGATCCAATGGACAAAGTTAATTGTAGCAGTGATGTAGTTCCACCATCGCTGGAGACTTCCTCAAACAGTCAATTGTTCAACCGAGGTTCCGTGATTGGGTCGGGTATACCAGGATTGGATTTGGTTGAGGACAGGCCGAACGATAACGATGCAGACGTCGACAACGATACGGTCGTCATCAATGACATATCACCGAAACGGGAAGATAAAATGGCTCAACCGATTGCCAACGCTCAACGACCGGACCTAGAAGCCATTTCCAGGGGAATCACAAGCATATTAGGTGATCCGAACCTTGCGTCGTTGCTGTCCAACATCCAATCGAAAGCGGTTTCGAATCCGGTAGCAAAATCTGCCATTCCATCGCTACTTGATATGAAGATGCCAGATATTGATCCGGACTCCGTTCCTCGATTCAACTGGAGAGACGACGATGACGATGATGACgacgacgatgatgatgatgttcaTGAGGGCCAAAACTCGCATTCGTCGTTCCATCAACCGCAAGAGATCGACTCGTCCAGCAACAATCAATCGAACGAGAACACTCAAGCGATCAATTCCAATCAGCTGAACAATTGCGACGATGATCCATACGATGACGATTTCGATCCGAATCGGGAACATGAACGATTCGCCGGCGATATGAATTACGAAGACGGTAACGATGAGGATGATCGGCCGTTTCAAATGAATCCGATGGACAGGAACAGAAACGACTATTCCAGGCCGATGATGAATTCTCGTGACAATTTCAATCGGAAATCGGTCAATCAATTCGGTTCGTCGAACTTTATGAACGACAGTCAGCCGAACGGCGATAATTTCAGCAGAAATCGTTCGAATTTCCTGAACAGCGACAATGGGCCGGCCagtaatttcaatcaaaatcggAATTTCGCCAACGACAATTTCAACGCGAATCGATCCAATTTCAACGAGAATATGCGAGGAAGTGCGGGCAATTCGCAGCAACAGAACTCCTTCAATTTCCAAGCGAATCGAAGGAATCCGTTCGACAGGTCGACGTTTGGTAACAATTCGAATTTCGGCAACGACAGCAACAATTTCCCGCAAAGTTCGTCATCGAATTTCGGTGGCAGTAACAACAACTTCGGAAAGAACTTCAACCAGCCAATGGCCAACGGTCAATTCAACAACGACAGCTGTGGATTTAATGAGAGAAGTGATGATCGGAACAATTTTGGTGGCGACAGTTCGAACGATTTTTGTCGTCGAAGGAATTTCCAAGACTACGACGGACCAAATTTCACAGACATCTCCAACTCTCAATCAAACTATCGTAACAACAGTCGACCGGACGACAACAATTTCGGTCAAAACAATTCCCAGCCCTTCAACAATGTACAAAACCGTGGCGGACTTCCAGCTGACTCCTTTACATCGGACAATGCAAAAGACGAGGATTTCTTCCGGCCGACCAAAGTCATTGACTATTCGGCGAACAGCAAGCGACCCACAACAACAATGCAAGACGATGAGGGCATCAAACCGATGAAAGTAGTCGATTACGGTCATCACACAATGGGAATTGTCTCGCGACCGCAAAACTTATCGCGACCTCGACCATCCAACAAATACCTCGCCGGTGACGATTTCTTTCCAGTCAAGACAATCGACTACAATCACTCGTCCAACAAGCATATGATTAAGGAGTACTACTACAGCATCGTGTCCAAGTGGGATCCGAACACAAGCAATGCAAAGTCGCAACAATTGCAACAATCGCAACCGATTCCGAACAGAAGTGTTGTAATAGATGTTGGGAGTGGTGGTGGCGTTAGTGGTAGTGGTGGCAACAGCGATCcaatgaaaccaaaattcCAACCGAATAGAAGGACAAAGGAGCTGAAGGAGATCACCTACGAGCAATTGTCATCGATTAATACGGCGACAAAGCAGGGCAAGAGATTTAAACGAACGCTAATCATGAAG CGAAGCACGGTGAACGACTATCCCATTGGCCATAAATTCTATCCGTCGATAAAGTGGCAATTATTAAATGAGGAAAGCCGGAAGAGGCCGTGTTTGCCGACGAAACGCGGCAAAAGGAAACGGAAAGACGGCCAAATTATTCCGTTGAATAAAGCCATCCCTGCACCCGATTCACTGAATGACTACGAAGAAATTCTCTCCAATGACGACGA TTCGCTTGAAGAGTACGAGGGAACGTTGGATAATGGTAAAGCTGATGCAAGGACAGACTATCGAAAAGTGAATGCTGCTGCTACAAAACCATCAACTGGTCGGCCAATGAGACAAAATGTTGTACTGTTGGAAGACATCATATACAATCCGGGTAGACAGGGACGGCCACACAA AATTGTGATAATTATGAGAGGACCGCCAGGTTCGGGCAAAACTTTTTTGGCGAAATTGATAAAGGACAAGGAAGCCGAAAATGATGGCGTAGCCGTTCGTATTCTCAGTATCGACGACTATTTCAAAACGGAAATCGATGAGGTCAGGAAGTGTCCAGAGACCGGTAAAAAT TTAAACGTGAAGCGAATGGTTTACGAATACGAAGAAGACATGGAGGACACGTACATGCAATACTTGATGAAATCGTACAAAAAAACGGTGGTCGACGGACTGTTCGATTTTATCATTGTCGATTCCATTGCGTCCACACTGCGCCACTACAccgaattttacaattttgctAAAGCGTACGCGTTCACG CCGTACACATGCGAAATGGAAATGGATGCCGATACCTGCTTCAAACGAAACATTCACCAACGAACGCTGGACGAAATCAGGCGCTATTGTAATAATTGGTCGAAGACGCCGGAACAATATCTGAAATTGGACTACGACAGTTTCGTTCGAGATGCGGGACATGTCGACCAGGAAAATTAG